A region from the Drosophila mauritiana strain mau12 chromosome 2L, ASM438214v1, whole genome shotgun sequence genome encodes:
- the LOC117139790 gene encoding leukocyte receptor cluster member 8 homolog translates to MSDAMSAPPPLIPQLQEMQQQQQQGANPAQLAQQWSNYAWYANQNAAYQQQYQQYYQYYVRYQQQQQQQVTSTVSASNAPPGFSNALAAPPPLPSGPPPPPPPKIGQPPGQNKQQQQQQQQQQQQKNFGGIRFNLNLNQKRLAGAPNPLQQQQQHPQQQLQQQQHQQQQHQQQQHQQQHQHHHQQQQQQVMQLYNNNNNSNKKKRKRNNKNKNFEQSAYSNPFANQTPATPQAPPPPIISASDVGVPINPDLSKPPPPLPLAIVAPTENPQHQKQQQEHKAAQSAGEAPSQTPNFKRPNSFQMASSDSWPNSLNQYVARCYSKCNTDLDKDQIDICLKGKIIAAANRNELWTRDWDNEPMPTVHSERDGIDVVLSNVPPPQQQRSNYFQKKQEQERERERDREADKSPAKGSTGVVNQFKQKGNQFNKSSSGYGSHHSSSSKYSRSRSRSPSSSNSLKYSSKKRYSRSRSRSRSRSRSPRSRSCSRSSDASGPPARKVIRKSGSIESLNFIPLTANLSRKQQKMLMKKGKRAAAMASAQMKKKETPHFYSNQSSVGGAVDDDTARLQQRAARFSQQGSSSAKKSVVAIASSPFGLTTAKNKKKMVQQQQQHQRSSFYEDTEAASSLDLLDLHIVGTCRDLEKSFLRLTKAPSPSEVRPVEVLTHSLVNVKGKWRANQDYHYACDQLKSIRQDLTVQGIRDQFTVEVYETHARIAMEKGDHEEFNQCQTQLKMLYMEIGGKNANALEFTAYRILYYIFTKNTLDITTVMRSITADQRENPVIAHALQFRSAWALGNYCKLFSLYKTAPLMSGHMIEWFLERERKAALRVIIKSYRPNISVDYITNILAFDSSEKCKEWLDTFSLPYAADGAQVDCKNAAAIAI, encoded by the exons ATGTCAGATGCCATGAGTGCTCCGCCGCCCCTGATTCCGCAGCTGCAGGagatgcagcaacagcagcagcagggcgCTAATCCCGCCCAGCTCGCCCAGCAGTGGAGCAACTACGCCTGGTATGCCAACCAGAATGCTGCCTACCAGCAGCAGTATCAGCAGTACTACCAGTACTATGTGCgctaccagcagcagcagcaacagcaggtaACCTCGACGGTCAGTGCGTCAAATGCGCCGCCGGGCTTCAGCAATGCGCTGGCTGCACCGCCGCCTCTACCCTCAGGgccgcctcctccgccgcctccGAAAATAGGTCAGCCACCTGGCCAaaacaagcaacaacaacaacagcaacagcagcagcagcagcaaaagaaTTTCGGCGGAATAcgttttaatttgaatttaaacCAAAAGCGTTTGGCCGGTGCTCCTAATCccctgcagcaacaacaacagcatccacagcaacagcttcaacaacaacagcatcaacaacaacaacatcaacaacaacaacatcaacaacaacatcaacatcatcatcaacaacagcagcaacaggtcATGCAATTgtacaataacaacaacaacagcaacaaaaagaagcgcaagcgaaataacaaaaacaagaacTTTGAGCAATCAGCATATAGCAATCCGTTTGCAAATCAAACCCCAGCCACACCCCAAGCTCCACCGCCGCCCATCATTAGCGCCAGCGATGTAGGTGTACCAATTAATCCGGACTTGAGcaaaccaccaccaccattaCCCCTGGCCATTGTGGCACCCACAGAGAATCCCCAACaccagaagcagcagcaggagcacaAGGCAGCACAAAGCGCGGGAGAGGCTCCATCCCAAACACCAAATTTTAAGCGGCCGAACAGTTTTCAAATGGCTTCAAGCGACTCCTGGCCGAATTCCCTCAACCAATATGTTGCCCGTTGCTATTCCAAGTGCAACACTGATCTGGATAAGGATCAGATCGACATATGTCTGAAAGGCAAGATTATAGCGGCGGCCAATCGCAACGAGCTGTGGACACGCGACTGGGACAACGAGCCCATGCCGACGGTGCACAGCGAGAGGGACGGCATTGATGTGGTGCTAAGCAATGTGCcaccgccgcagcagcagcgaagCAACTACTTTCAGAAGAAGCAAGAGCAGGAGAGGGAGCGAGAGAGAGACCGCGAAGCGGATAAGTCGCCTGCCAAGGGTTCCACGGGTGTAGTGAATCAGTTCAAGCAGAAGGGCAATCAGTTCAACAAGTCCTCGTCCGGCTACGGTTCGCATCACTCTTCGTCGTCCAAGTACTCCAGGAGTCGTTCGCG GTCGCCATCATCTTCAAACTCGTTAAAGTACTCGAGCAAGAAGCGGTACTCGCGGTCGCGCTCTCGTTCGCGTTCCCGTTCGCGATCCCCCCGCTCCCGATCGTGCTCCCGCAGTAGCGATGCCAGCGGTCCACCGGCGCGTAAGGTTATCCGCAAATCGGGCTCGATCGAATCTTTAAATTTCATACCACTCACCGCGAATTTATCCCGCAAGCAGCAGAAAATGCTAATGAAGAAGGGCAAGCGCGCGGCTGCCATGGCATCAGCACAGatgaaaaaaaaggaaacacCTCACTTTTACTCCAATCAGTCGTCTGTTGGCGGTGCCGTTGATGATGACACAGCGCGCTTGCAACAGCGTGCGGCACGATTCTCACAGCAGGGCTCCAGCTCGGCCAAGAAATCGGTCGTCGCCATTGCCAGCTCACCGTTTGGTCTCACCACGGCCAAGAACAAGAAGAAAATggtgcagcaacagcagcagcaccaacgGTCATCTTTCTACGAGGACACAGAGGCGGCTAGCAGTTTAGATCTTCTCGATTTGCACATAGTAGGAACTTGTAGGGATCTAGAAAAGTCATTTTTGCGTCTTACAAAGGCGCCGTCTCCGTCAGAGGTGCGACCTGTGGAGGTTCTCACCCACTCGCTTGTTAATGTGAAAGGAAAATGGCGTGCCAATCAGGATTATCACTATGCGTGTGATCAGCTTAAGTCCATAAGGCAGGATTTGACT GTCCAGGGTATTCGTGATCAGTTTACGGTTGAGGTGTACGAGACACACGCACGCATTGCCATGGAGAAGGGTGACCACGAGGAGTTCAATCAGTGCCAGACGCAACTTAAGATGCTGTACATGGAGATCGGTGGTAAAAACGCCAACGCCCTCGAGTTCACCGCCTATCGCATACTCTACTACATTTTCACAAAGAATACTCTGG ACATCACCACTGTCATGCGTTCGATTACGGCTGATCAACGTGAAAATCCTGTCATTGCGCACGCTCTTCAGTTCCGATCTGCGTGGGCGCTGGGCAACTACTGCAAATTGTTCTCCCTGTACAAGACGGCGCCTCTAATGTCCGGCCACATGATTGAGTGGTTCCTGGAGAGAGAGCGCAAAGCTGCATTGCGAGTCATTATTAAGTC TTATCGTCCCAACATTAGCGTTGACTATATTACCAATATTTTGGCTTTCGATAGCTCCGAAAAGTGCAAGGAATGGCTCGACACTTTCAGTTTGCCATATGCCGCCGATGGTGCGCAAGTTGATTGCAAAAATGCAGCTGCTATTGCTATTTGA
- the LOC117150777 gene encoding voltage-dependent anion-selective channel: MTNMKQRLRNLFRRNKMRGRPTTVASNPNKEQPEPPKPEPSKQKSSKKDASKQEPPKQEEPEKPPKEVEVEIIPSPTAEGEMPTYFHVGALAKDCLINGFKIGAWQMHCTTRTENEFYLNTFGEGYPTMKDVFGGLEVFKEVGNYSTSLGWFTNNDLLSEIAVRGMNFGSRLYGLLKSTIVTKDEVSFQTKLKCGMELDPVKVELVVPLYNEPLFQGYILVAPVENWVLGYRTEYNFDEKGFDKHALCLGYNNGRTEVGLKLENFEDLRGSIFQRIGEAWAFAIKTNLYSSENVKQFAIGVQYDFQNGTMVKAKLREDSRMGFVYQSKIGENIDVGYHLAFDGVDPIGGAHRIGVSWGFHC, from the exons ATGACAAATATGAAGCAACGATTGCGCAACTTGTTTCGCCGGAACAAAATGCGCGGCCGACCCACCACAGTGGCCAGTAATCCGAATaaggagcagccggagccaCCTAAGCCGGAGCCAAGCAAACAGAAGTCATCTAAGAAGGATGCCTCCAAGCAGGAGCCACCTAAGCAGGAAGAGCCCGAAAAGCCACCCAAGGAAGTCGAAGTGGAGATTATACCCTCGCCAACGGCAGAGGGCGAAATGCCCACCTACTTCCATGTGGGCGCCTTGGCGAAGGATTGTCTCATCAATGGCTTCAAGATCGGCGCCTGGCAGATGCACTGCACCACGCGAACCGAAAACGAGTTCTATTTGAACACATTCGGCGAGGGCTATCCCACCATGAAGGATGTCTTTGGCGGCTTGGAGGTGTTCAAGGAAGTGGGCAACTACAGCACGTCCCTCGGCTGGTTCACCAACAATGATCTTCTCTCGGAGATCGCTGTGCGCGGCATGAACTTTGGCAGTCGATTGTATGGGCTGCTCAAGTCCACAATTGTCACAAAAGACGA AGTGAGCTTTCAAACGAAGCTGAAGTGCGGGATGGAGCTCGATCCCGTGAAGGTGGAACTGGTGGTGCCTCTGTACAACGAACCCCTGTTTCAGGGCTACATCCTGGTGGCGCCTGTAGAGAATTGGGTGCTGGGATATCGAACGGAGTACAACTTTGACGAAAAGGGATTCGATAAGCACGCCCTGTGCCTGGGCTACAATAATGGGAGGACCGAAGTGGGCTTGAAACT CGAGAATTTCGAGGACCTTCGAGGCTCGATCTTCCAAAGGATCGGCGAAGCCTGGGCCTTTGCCATTAAGACAAATCTCTACAGTTCGGAAAATGTGAAACAGTTTGCCATTGGGGTTCAGTACGACTTCCAGAATGGCACCATGGTCAAGGCCAAGCTGCGGGAGGACTCCAGAATGGGGTTCGTCTACCAGTCAAAGATTGGGGAGAACATCGATGTTGGCTATCATTTGGCCTTCGATGGGGTAGACCCCATTGGTGGAGCCCATAGGATTGGAGTTTCATGGGGTTTTCACTGTTAA
- the LOC117150779 gene encoding voltage-dependent anion-selective channel isoform X1 translates to MPMRNRIRNLFRWNKRKRAASDYLEPHDEGVGNVQDNRSAEDAKKENKVEILPPPPMEGEMPSYFHVGLLAKMCLTHGYTIGRWKLQCTSKTENDFYLSSFAEGYPTMKDVFGGLEAYKESRNFHASLAWLSDGDLLSDLGVHGNGLGGTWSAILKSMVSCTEGREFQCKLKCGFDRNPGKVEMYIPLYKEPLLMGYIMMQPVKNYLLGYRTVFNVEDREFNMHAFCGGFSNDVTEVGLKLENFETLRGSIFQRIGEKWAVALKANLYGNVSAKSVSIGGQYEWEPGSMLKAKVRGDSRIGLIFQKKLRDDIEVLFHVGFEGSDPINGKHKFGSSWYFNM, encoded by the exons ATGCCCATGAGAAACCGGATACGGAACTTGTTCAGGTGGAACAAGCGAAAGCGGGCGGCATCGGATTACCTGGAACCCCACGATGAGGGTGTTGGCAATGTCCAGGACAACCGGAGTGCAGAAGATGCTAAGAAGGAGAACAAAGTGGAGATTTTGCCGCCACCACCGATGGAGGGTGAGATGCCCAGCTACTTCCACGTTGGGCTGCTGGCCAAGATGTGCCTCACCCACGGCTACACCATTGGCCGCTGGAAGCTGCAGTGCACCTCGAAAACGGAAAATGATTTCTATTTGAGCAGCTTCGCCGAGGGTTATCCCACCATGAAGGACGTCTTTGGCGGCTTGGAGGCGTACAAGGAGAGTCGAAACTTTCACGCATCCCTCGCCTGGCTGTCGGATGGAGACTTGTTATCGGATCTTGGAGTGCATGGTAATGGACTGGGCGGCACATGGTCCGCTATATTGAAGTCTATGGTCAGCTGCACTGAAGG ACGCGAATTTCAATGCAAGCTGAAGTGTGGCTTCGATCGCAATCCTGGCAAAGTGGAAATGTATATACCCCTCTACAAGGAACCCTTATTGATGGGCTACATTATGATGCAGCCTGTCAAGAATTACCTGCTGGGCTACCGCACGGTGTTCAATGTGGAGGATAGGGAGTTCAATATGCATGCTTTTTGCGGAGGATTCAGCAACGATGTCACAGAAGTCGGACTGAAACT TGAGAATTTCGAGACTCTGCGAGGATCAATCTTCCAGCGCATTGGTGAAAAGTGGGCCGTGGCCTTGAAGGCCAATCTGTATGGAAACGTGAGTGCCAAGAGTGTCTCCATTGGAGGTCAGTACGAATGGGAACCTGGAAGCATGCTGAAGGCCAAAGTGCGCGGAGATTCCCGCATCGGGCTTATCTTTCAGAAAAAACTTCGCGATGACATCGAAGTTCTGTTCCACGTTGGCTTCGAAGGAAGTGATCCCATCAATGGGAAGCACAAGTTCGGCTCATCATGGTACTTCAATATGTAG
- the LOC117150779 gene encoding voltage-dependent anion-selective channel isoform X2, with amino-acid sequence MKDVFGGLEAYKESRNFHASLAWLSDGDLLSDLGVHGNGLGGTWSAILKSMVSCTEGREFQCKLKCGFDRNPGKVEMYIPLYKEPLLMGYIMMQPVKNYLLGYRTVFNVEDREFNMHAFCGGFSNDVTEVGLKLENFETLRGSIFQRIGEKWAVALKANLYGNVSAKSVSIGGQYEWEPGSMLKAKVRGDSRIGLIFQKKLRDDIEVLFHVGFEGSDPINGKHKFGSSWYFNM; translated from the exons ATGAAGGACGTCTTTGGCGGCTTGGAGGCGTACAAGGAGAGTCGAAACTTTCACGCATCCCTCGCCTGGCTGTCGGATGGAGACTTGTTATCGGATCTTGGAGTGCATGGTAATGGACTGGGCGGCACATGGTCCGCTATATTGAAGTCTATGGTCAGCTGCACTGAAGG ACGCGAATTTCAATGCAAGCTGAAGTGTGGCTTCGATCGCAATCCTGGCAAAGTGGAAATGTATATACCCCTCTACAAGGAACCCTTATTGATGGGCTACATTATGATGCAGCCTGTCAAGAATTACCTGCTGGGCTACCGCACGGTGTTCAATGTGGAGGATAGGGAGTTCAATATGCATGCTTTTTGCGGAGGATTCAGCAACGATGTCACAGAAGTCGGACTGAAACT TGAGAATTTCGAGACTCTGCGAGGATCAATCTTCCAGCGCATTGGTGAAAAGTGGGCCGTGGCCTTGAAGGCCAATCTGTATGGAAACGTGAGTGCCAAGAGTGTCTCCATTGGAGGTCAGTACGAATGGGAACCTGGAAGCATGCTGAAGGCCAAAGTGCGCGGAGATTCCCGCATCGGGCTTATCTTTCAGAAAAAACTTCGCGATGACATCGAAGTTCTGTTCCACGTTGGCTTCGAAGGAAGTGATCCCATCAATGGGAAGCACAAGTTCGGCTCATCATGGTACTTCAATATGTAG
- the LOC117144467 gene encoding voltage-dependent anion-selective channel: MAAKTPTYPDLGKLARDLFKRGYHPGIWQIDCKTLTNSGIEFFTTGFASQDNSKVSGSLQSKYKIEDHGLTLTERWNTDNWLFGEIMQRDKLAQGLMLAVEAKFQPGSNEADGKFKMGYAQDNFNFLADIGLNSEPILNCSLVVGHKEFLGGVGTEFDVGNTELKGWKVALGWTNETATLHGELKNGDTWLASLFYKASEKIDAGVEVTKGAGGGGEADGEQQGGDVVVNLGMIYHLEEDALIRAKVNNLVELGLGYEQKLREGITASISAVLDCNNFKDGNHRFGVGIALQC, translated from the exons ATGGCCGCCAAAACGCCGACATACCCGGATCTGGGCAAGCTGGCCCGCGATCTCTTCAAGCGCGGCTACCATCCGGGCATCTGGCAGATCGACTGCAAGACCCTGACCAATTCGGGCATCGAGTTCTTCACCACCGGCTTTGCCAGCCAGGACAACAGCAAGGTGTCCGGCTCGCTGCAGAGCAAGTACAAGATCGAGGACCATGGCCTGACCCTCACCGAGCGGTGGAACACGGACAACTGGCTCTTCGGCGAGATTATGCAGCGGGATAAGTTGGCACAGGGGCTGATGCTGGCCGTCGAGGCCAAGTTTCAGCCGGGATCCAA CGAGGCGGATGGCAAGTTCAAGATGGGCTATGCCCAGGACAACTTCAACTTCCTGGCCGACATTGGGCTGAACTCAGAGCCGATACTCAACTGCTCGCTGGTTGTGGGCCACAAGGAGTTCCTCGGCGGCGTGGGCACCGAATTTGACGTTGGCAATACCGAACTCAAGGGCTGGAAGGTGGCTCTTGGCTGGACAAACGAAACTGCCACCCTCCACGGCGAGCT GAAGAACGGCGACACCTGGCTGGCCTCGCTGTTCTACAAGGCGAGCGAGAAGATCGATGCCGGTGTCGAGGTTACCAAAGGagccggcggcggcggcgaaGCCGATGGCGAACAGCAAGGCGGAGATGTGGTCGTCAATCTGGGCATGATCTACCACTTGGAAGAGGACGCCCTCATACGCGCCAAGGTCAACAACCTGGTGGAGCTGGGTCTGGGCTATGAACAGAAGCTGCGCGAGGGCATCACCGCCTCCATATCCGCCGTGCTGGATTGCAACAACTTTAAGGACGGAAACCATCGGTTCGGCGTGGGCATTGCCCTCCAGTGCTGA
- the LOC117144474 gene encoding voltage-dependent anion-selective channel, whose translation MAPPSYSDLGKQARDIFSKGYNFGLWKLDLKTKTSSGIEFNTAGHSNQESGKVFGSLETKYKVKDYGLTLTEKWNTDNTLFTEVAVQDQLLEGLKLSLEGNFAPQSGNKNGKFKVAYGHENVKADSDVNIDLKGPLINASAVLGYQGWLAGYQTAFDTQQSKLTTNNFALGYTTKDFVLHTAVNDGQEFSGSIFQRTSDKLDVGVQLSWASGTSNTKFAIGAKYQLDDDASVRAKVNNASQVGLGYQQKLRDGVTLTLSTLVDGKNFNAGGHKIGVGLELEA comes from the exons ATGGCTCCTCCATCATACAGCGATTTGGGCAAACAGGCTCGCGACATCTTCAGCAAAGGCTACAACTTCGGCCTGTGGAAGCTCGATCTGAAGACCAAGACCTCGTCGGGCATTGAGTTCAACACAGCCGGACACTCCAACCAGGAGTCTGGAAAGGTCTTCGGCTCCCTGGAGACCAAGTACAAGGTCAAGGACTACGGCCTGACCCTCACCGAGAAGTGGAACACAGACAACACCCTGTTCACCGAGGTTGCTGTCCAGGATCAGCTCCTCGAGGGTCTGAAGCTGTCCCTGGAGGGCAACTTCGCTCCTCAGTCTGG AAACAAGAACGGCAAGTTCAAGGTTGCCTACGGCCATGAGAACGTCAAGGCCGATTCGGATGTGAACATTGATCTGAAGGGCCCCTTGATCAATGCCTCTGCCGTGCTTGGCTACCAGGGATGGTTGGCCGGCTACCAGACCGCATTTGACACACAACAGTCCAAGCTGACCACCAACAACTTTGCCCTTGGCTACACCACCAAGGACTTTGTTCTGCACACAGCTGT CAACGATGGCCAGGAGTTCAGCGGCTCGATCTTCCAACGCACTTCGGACAAGCTGGATGTGGGTGTGCAGCTGTCGTGGGCCAGCGGCACCAGCAACACCAAGTTCGCCATCGGCGCCAAGTACCAGCTGGATGATGATGCCAGCGTGCGCGCCAAGGTGAACAACGCCAGCCAGGTGGGTCTGGGCTACCAGCAGAAGCTGCGCGACGGAGTCACCCTGACCCTGTCCACGCTGGTCGATGGCAAGAACTTCAATGCCGGCGGCCACAAGATCGGTGTGGGTCTGGAGCTGGAGGCCTAA
- the LOC117148851 gene encoding SET domain-containing protein SmydA-8 isoform X2: MLKARLQEDAVLGRCLATSCSVERGELVLEELPFARGPKRDSGIVCLGCYQFLQFGEDGDSLDRCELCDWPLCGSCADDEDVTEHLGECQVFSAARVTFAGNVSDDGVCPQLDCITILRVLLAKEANPERWDNEVAPMEHHEEERQKDADVWHADRVNIAQYLRGPCQLANRFSEELIMQVVGVLEVNAFEARSPKGYPLRCLFPYTGILAHNCVPNTARSIYPSEGYKIRLRAMVDLEEGQPLHHSYTYTLDGTAQRQKHLKQGKFFTCQCERCQDPTELGTHFSSLKCGQCAEGFQVPRQPTEPDTSWSCASCGSDTSNADALAMLQSLQSEVNAVQALPMAAKRLEEIERLLRKYKSLLHPLHFIATGLRQLLIEMYGRVQGYEMVQLPDHQLERKAELCRQVLRVLNTFEPGLSRTRAMNLYELHVPLVLLAKSGFIAGKLKGGELRARLVDAIDLLKECVEILEFEDKSSQEGVLCVVAKQALKQLTLSVEGLGSELD; encoded by the exons ATGTTGAAGGCCCGTCTGCAGGAGGACGCAGTGCTGGGACGCTGTTTGGCCACCTCGTGCTCCGTGGAGCGGGGCGAGCTGGTTCTGGAGGAGCTACCCTTCGCACGCGGACCCAAGCGCGACAGCGGAATCGTGTGCCTCGGCTGCTACCAGTTCCTGCAGTTCGGAGAGGACGGCGATTCGCTGGACCGCTGCGAACTCTGCGATTGGCCGCTGTGCGGATCGTGCGCCGACGACGAAGACGTCACGGAGCACCTCGGAGAGTGCCAGGTCTTCTCCGCCGCACGTGTCACTTTCGCCGGGAATGTGAGCGATGATGGCGTCTGCCCGCAGTTGGATTGCATAACCATATTGAG GGTTCTGTTGGCCAAGGAGGCGAATCCGGAGCGATGGGACAACGAGGTGGCACCCATGGAGCACCACGAGGAGGAGCGCCAGAAGGACGCGGATGTCTGGCACGCGGATCGCGTTAATATCGCTCAGTATTTGCGCGGTCCTTGCCAACTGGCCAACCGATTCAGCGAGGAGCTGATCATGCAGGTGGTGGGTGTGCTGGAGGTGAACGCCTTCGAGGCGCGCAGTCCCAAGGGCTATCCACTGAGATGCCTCTTTCCCTACACCGGCATTCTGGCCCACAACTGCGTGCCCAACACAGCCAGGAGCATCTATCCCAGCGAGGGATACAA AATCCGACTGCGCGCCATGGTAGACTTGGAGGAGGGTCAGCCCCTGCACCACAGCTACACCTACACATTGGATGGCACTGCCCAGAGACAGAAGCACCTGAAGCAGGGCAAGTTCTTCACCTGCCAATGCGAACGCTGCCAGGATCCCACCGAATTGGGAACGCACTTCTCCAGCCTGAAGTGCGGTCAGTGCGCCGAGGGATTCCAAGTGCCCAGGCAGCCAACAG AACCGGACACCAGCTGGAGCTGCGCGAGCTGTGGCTCCGACACCAGCAATGCGGATGCACTGGCGATGCTCCAATCCCTGCAATCCGAGGTGAATGCCGTGCAAGCGCTGCCCATGGCAGCCAAGCGGCTGGAGGAGATCGAACGATTGTTGCGCAAGTACAAATCGTTGCTGCATCCGCTGCACTTTATAGCCACCGGGCTGAGGCAGCTGCTCATCGAGATGTACGGGCGTGTTCAGGGCTACGAGATGGTACAACTGCCGGACCACCAGTTGGAGCGCAAGGCGGAGCTGTGCCGCCAAGTGCTGCGAGTGCTGAACACCTTCGAACCGGGTCTGAGTCGCACACGCGCCATGAATCTCTACGAGCTGCACGTGCCACTGGtgctgctggccaaaagtGGCTTCATAGCCGGCAAGCTGAAGGGCGGCGAGCTGCGTGCCCGCCTCGTGGACGCCATAGATCTGCTGAAGGAGTGTGTGGAGATCCTCGAGTTCGAGGACAAGAGCTCCCAGGAGGGAGTGCTGTGCGTCGTGGCCAAGCAGGCGCTGAAGCAGCTTACCCTGAGCGTCGAGGGACTGGGAAGCGAACTCGATTGA
- the LOC117148851 gene encoding SET domain-containing protein SmydA-8 isoform X1, whose translation MTSPPTLSVNRTAVQWSPVCGRYLVAKGATRGHGLLIEELPFAVGPKCNGPVVCLGCYETDPDPEEELCNECGWPLCVACAQQADNAHFQQECRELRDARARFFRLPSGSSHCPQLDCIMPLRVLLAKEANPERWDNEVAPMEHHEEERQKDADVWHADRVNIAQYLRGPCQLANRFSEELIMQVVGVLEVNAFEARSPKGYPLRCLFPYTGILAHNCVPNTARSIYPSEGYKIRLRAMVDLEEGQPLHHSYTYTLDGTAQRQKHLKQGKFFTCQCERCQDPTELGTHFSSLKCGQCAEGFQVPRQPTEPDTSWSCASCGSDTSNADALAMLQSLQSEVNAVQALPMAAKRLEEIERLLRKYKSLLHPLHFIATGLRQLLIEMYGRVQGYEMVQLPDHQLERKAELCRQVLRVLNTFEPGLSRTRAMNLYELHVPLVLLAKSGFIAGKLKGGELRARLVDAIDLLKECVEILEFEDKSSQEGVLCVVAKQALKQLTLSVEGLGSELD comes from the exons ATGACATCGCCGCCAACGCTGTCGGTGAATCGGACAGCGGTTCAGTGGAGTCCGGTCTGCGGACGCTATCTGGTGGCCAAGGGAGCGACCCGTGGCCACGGACTGCTGATTGAGGAGCTGCCTTTTGCCGTTGGGCCCAAGTGCAATGGACCGGTGGTGTGCCTGGGTTGCTACGAAACCGACCCAGATCCGGAGGAGGAGCTGTGCAACGAATGTGGCTGGCCGCTGTGCGTGGCGTGCGCCCAACAAGCGGATAACGCCCATTTCCAGCAGGAGTGCCGAGAGCTGAGGGATGCGCGGGCACGATTCTTCCGCCTGCCCAGCGGGAGCAGCCACTGCCCGCAATTGGACTGTATTATGCCGCTCAG GGTTCTGTTGGCCAAGGAGGCGAATCCGGAGCGATGGGACAACGAGGTGGCACCCATGGAGCACCACGAGGAGGAGCGCCAGAAGGACGCGGATGTCTGGCACGCGGATCGCGTTAATATCGCTCAGTATTTGCGCGGTCCTTGCCAACTGGCCAACCGATTCAGCGAGGAGCTGATCATGCAGGTGGTGGGTGTGCTGGAGGTGAACGCCTTCGAGGCGCGCAGTCCCAAGGGCTATCCACTGAGATGCCTCTTTCCCTACACCGGCATTCTGGCCCACAACTGCGTGCCCAACACAGCCAGGAGCATCTATCCCAGCGAGGGATACAA AATCCGACTGCGCGCCATGGTAGACTTGGAGGAGGGTCAGCCCCTGCACCACAGCTACACCTACACATTGGATGGCACTGCCCAGAGACAGAAGCACCTGAAGCAGGGCAAGTTCTTCACCTGCCAATGCGAACGCTGCCAGGATCCCACCGAATTGGGAACGCACTTCTCCAGCCTGAAGTGCGGTCAGTGCGCCGAGGGATTCCAAGTGCCCAGGCAGCCAACAG AACCGGACACCAGCTGGAGCTGCGCGAGCTGTGGCTCCGACACCAGCAATGCGGATGCACTGGCGATGCTCCAATCCCTGCAATCCGAGGTGAATGCCGTGCAAGCGCTGCCCATGGCAGCCAAGCGGCTGGAGGAGATCGAACGATTGTTGCGCAAGTACAAATCGTTGCTGCATCCGCTGCACTTTATAGCCACCGGGCTGAGGCAGCTGCTCATCGAGATGTACGGGCGTGTTCAGGGCTACGAGATGGTACAACTGCCGGACCACCAGTTGGAGCGCAAGGCGGAGCTGTGCCGCCAAGTGCTGCGAGTGCTGAACACCTTCGAACCGGGTCTGAGTCGCACACGCGCCATGAATCTCTACGAGCTGCACGTGCCACTGGtgctgctggccaaaagtGGCTTCATAGCCGGCAAGCTGAAGGGCGGCGAGCTGCGTGCCCGCCTCGTGGACGCCATAGATCTGCTGAAGGAGTGTGTGGAGATCCTCGAGTTCGAGGACAAGAGCTCCCAGGAGGGAGTGCTGTGCGTCGTGGCCAAGCAGGCGCTGAAGCAGCTTACCCTGAGCGTCGAGGGACTGGGAAGCGAACTCGATTGA